A portion of the Clostridium gelidum genome contains these proteins:
- a CDS encoding S8 family peptidase, translated as MKHSMTTENIFNQINYNHYMVQYQGNIEEEISKIPNYYVTIINEKYAILSIKGELGIDIGDIRFNTLVYVKPVEMYTLQEISPIEASNARFLQLDLPLNLTGIGVNIAIIDSGIDYLSDEFMDSNGETRIEGIWDQTIISGEQDKDISVPFGTVYRKGKIDEAIRAYRKGESPYEIVPSKDEIGHGTSMSGIIGATGKKPELKGVVPECDFVVVKLIEDISYKAQFDIKIPVYNITSIFSALEFIYEYALTSKKPMVIYFPLGSTLGNHKGNGILEEYIESITGTSGIVLVTGTGNQRDTGGHTSGIISEVGQRGVMELQASPEQKHLVVDIWIDFPDIMTLDIVSPSGENSKIIPVVTNSTRTYTFLFEKTSIKVNYYFPEENTGDELIRISFSNLQPGIWALRLTGNYILSGVYNAWLPQTGITVGNTKFSATDPYGTFTSPGTSIYVVTVAAYNQNNNNVVNYSGMAFRERFVDRIDVAAGGVNALTIAPDNKTTVVNGTSVSAAVVAGVCAMLFQWGIVQGNDPDIYSQTVKAYLAKGTTKRVGDIYPNARWGYGILNVLDMFKNIE; from the coding sequence ATGAAACATAGCATGACCACGGAAAACATTTTTAATCAGATAAATTACAATCATTATATGGTTCAATATCAAGGCAATATTGAAGAAGAAATTTCAAAAATCCCAAATTATTATGTAACAATAATTAATGAAAAGTATGCAATTTTATCTATTAAGGGTGAATTAGGAATTGATATTGGAGATATAAGATTTAATACTCTTGTCTATGTTAAACCAGTAGAAATGTATACTCTGCAAGAAATTTCTCCAATTGAAGCGTCTAATGCAAGATTTTTACAATTAGATTTACCTCTAAATTTGACTGGCATTGGAGTTAATATAGCAATAATTGATTCAGGTATTGATTATTTAAGTGATGAATTTATGGATTCTAATGGAGAAACAAGAATTGAAGGTATTTGGGATCAAACAATAATTTCTGGGGAGCAAGACAAAGATATCTCGGTACCATTTGGAACGGTATATAGAAAGGGTAAGATAGATGAAGCTATAAGAGCTTATAGAAAAGGGGAATCTCCATATGAAATTGTGCCTAGTAAAGATGAAATTGGGCATGGGACCAGCATGTCTGGAATAATTGGAGCTACCGGCAAAAAGCCAGAATTAAAAGGAGTAGTTCCGGAATGTGATTTTGTAGTTGTCAAGTTAATAGAAGATATTTCATATAAAGCTCAGTTTGATATCAAAATACCTGTATATAATATAACATCTATTTTTTCAGCCTTAGAATTTATATATGAATATGCACTAACCAGTAAGAAGCCTATGGTTATATATTTTCCACTTGGAAGTACTTTGGGCAATCATAAAGGAAATGGCATTTTAGAAGAATATATAGAATCAATTACTGGTACGAGTGGTATAGTATTAGTTACTGGAACTGGAAATCAAAGAGACACAGGAGGTCATACGTCTGGAATAATATCAGAAGTTGGTCAGCGTGGAGTTATGGAACTACAGGCTTCACCAGAACAGAAACATTTAGTAGTAGATATTTGGATAGATTTTCCTGATATTATGACTCTGGATATAGTATCTCCATCAGGTGAAAATAGTAAGATAATACCAGTTGTCACCAATTCAACTAGAACATATACTTTTCTATTTGAAAAGACATCAATAAAAGTTAATTATTATTTTCCAGAAGAAAATACTGGAGATGAATTAATACGTATTAGCTTTTCGAATTTACAACCAGGTATATGGGCTCTTAGGTTAACAGGTAATTATATATTAAGTGGAGTATATAATGCTTGGTTACCCCAAACAGGAATAACAGTAGGAAATACTAAATTTAGTGCAACTGATCCTTATGGAACATTTACTAGTCCAGGTACTTCAATTTATGTAGTTACTGTAGCAGCATATAATCAAAATAATAATAATGTTGTTAATTATTCTGGTATGGCATTTAGAGAGCGTTTTGTTGATAGAATAGATGTTGCAGCAGGAGGGGTAAACGCATTAACTATAGCACCTGACAATAAAACTACAGTTGTTAATGGAACCAGTGTATCAGCAGCTGTAGTTGCTGGAGTTTGTGCCATGTTATTTCAATGGGGGATTGTTCAAGGAAATGATCCGGATATATATTCTCAAACTGTTAAAGCATATCTTGCCAAAGGAACCACTAAAAGAGTTGGAGATATATATCCTAATGCTAGGTGGGGTTATGGAATTCTAAATGTGCTTGATATGTTTAAAAATATTGAATAA
- the thiW gene encoding energy coupling factor transporter S component ThiW, producing the protein MQEKSKAQKIALSGVLIGISVIFGTFSIPIGVAKISPVQHFVNVVGAITLGPMYALLNAFVTSLIRNMMGTGSLLAFPGSMVGALLAGILYKKFRKPTVAVIGEVIGTGILGALLAYPIASILLGKEVALFVYIIPFTMSCSAGAVIAYFFLKVPIIRKTLINNELSINTKNSKNTNEI; encoded by the coding sequence ATGCAAGAAAAAAGTAAAGCACAAAAAATCGCATTAAGTGGTGTATTAATTGGCATTTCAGTTATTTTTGGAACATTTTCAATACCAATTGGAGTAGCTAAAATATCACCAGTACAACATTTTGTAAATGTAGTAGGAGCAATAACACTTGGACCAATGTATGCACTTTTAAATGCATTCGTAACATCACTTATAAGAAATATGATGGGAACAGGAAGTTTGCTAGCTTTTCCAGGAAGTATGGTAGGTGCGCTGCTTGCAGGTATTCTTTATAAGAAATTTAGAAAGCCAACTGTAGCGGTAATTGGGGAAGTAATTGGAACAGGAATCTTAGGAGCATTATTAGCGTATCCAATAGCATCAATACTTTTAGGTAAAGAAGTAGCACTTTTTGTATATATAATTCCATTTACAATGAGTTGTAGTGCTGGAGCTGTTATAGCATATTTCTTCTTGAAAGTTCCTATTATAAGGAAAACATTAATAAATAACGAGTTATCAATAAATACGAAAAATTCTAAAAATACTAATGAAATTTAA
- the thiD gene encoding bifunctional hydroxymethylpyrimidine kinase/phosphomethylpyrimidine kinase, giving the protein MFRALTIAGSDTCGGAGIQADLKSFSANGVYGMSVITAVTAQNTMGVFGIQDINPEMIESQIDVIFDDIRVDAIKIGMVSKIESIKAISKALRKIKDLPLIVLDPVMISKSGFNLLSKGAKETLVQELFPLAAIVTPNLPEAEEILGMEIKTLDEMKNAALKVKELGPKAVLVKGGHLEGAATDLLFDGKEFIILTQERINNNHTHGTGCTLSSAIAANLAKNMTMEEAVREGKRYITIAIEHGFDLGHGVGPTNHFYELYKKAGI; this is encoded by the coding sequence ATGTTTAGAGCATTAACCATTGCAGGGTCTGACACTTGTGGCGGGGCAGGAATTCAAGCTGATTTAAAATCTTTTTCAGCAAACGGTGTCTATGGTATGAGTGTTATTACAGCAGTAACTGCTCAAAATACCATGGGTGTTTTTGGAATTCAAGATATTAATCCAGAAATGATTGAATCTCAAATTGATGTGATTTTTGATGATATAAGAGTAGATGCTATTAAAATAGGTATGGTTTCGAAGATTGAATCTATAAAGGCTATATCAAAAGCATTGAGAAAAATTAAAGACCTACCACTAATAGTTTTAGATCCTGTTATGATTTCTAAAAGTGGGTTTAATTTATTATCAAAGGGCGCAAAGGAAACTTTAGTTCAAGAGTTATTTCCGTTAGCAGCAATAGTTACACCTAATTTACCAGAAGCAGAAGAGATATTAGGCATGGAAATAAAAACTTTAGATGAAATGAAGAATGCTGCTTTAAAGGTTAAGGAACTTGGACCTAAGGCTGTTCTAGTTAAAGGTGGGCATTTAGAAGGAGCAGCTACTGATTTGTTATTTGATGGAAAGGAATTTATAATTTTGACACAAGAAAGAATAAATAATAATCACACTCATGGTACAGGATGCACTCTATCTTCTGCCATAGCTGCTAATCTTGCAAAAAATATGACCATGGAAGAAGCTGTGAGAGAAGGAAAGAGATATATAACAATTGCTATTGAACATGGATTTGATCTTGGACAT